AGCGACTCAGTTATCAGCGTGTTGAGGCAGAGCTTGAGATTGCAAAAGTCAATCTTGGAAAAAGCATCATACGGGCGCCATTCGGTGGAGTTGTAGGGGAACGATACGTCAAGTTGGGTCAACGGGTTGTGGAAGATGAGAACGTTCCGCTGTTCAGAATCACCGCGATGGAACCGTTATTGGCCCGTATCTTCGTTCCGGAAGAAAAACTCGGCATTTTCGCAACCGGAGCACGTTCTGAATTTGTACCATCAACCCAGCCGAATCAGCGTTATCCGGCCCGAGTAAAATGGATTAGCTCAACCATTGATCCTGCAAGCGGCACCGCTCCTGCGCTTGTGGAGCTGAATGCAGGTCAGGGAAAAGGAGTGCTTCGACCAGGAACTTCGGGCAAAGTGATCATCTGGCTGACGGCAGGAAAAACGTCCGCCACCAATCGATA
This portion of the bacterium genome encodes:
- a CDS encoding efflux RND transporter periplasmic adaptor subunit translates to MRILGGIGIVLLTFTIAVAEQPSTIAFDAALLVENDVEIKTRLTGIIDKIYAERGAWVKKGEPLAELDNQDLKLEVKKAQVYLQELEAEYERAKSLHEQKLLSDSEYDAKRLSYQRVEAELEIAKVNLGKSIIRAPFGGVVGERYVKLGQRVVEDENVPLFRITAMEPLLARIFVPEEKLGIFATGARSEFVPSTQPNQRYPARVKWISSTIDPASGTAPALVELNAGQGKGVLRPGTSGKVIIWLTAGKTSATNR